The sequence GTAGATGGCGCCGCCCAACTCCGCCAGACGTCTGGTGATATCACTTTCCCTCAAGTCGGACCCGCTCACGGTGTAACCCAGGTTCAACAGGAGTTCAGCGATTCCGCTCATGCCGATCCCGCCAATCCCCACAAAGTGAATATGTTTATTTTTTTTATACATAGCGCTCCGTGCCTCATGTCAGGGATATCACTCCAGAAAAAGCCCCGGCTATGGCTTTTCCGTCCACTGCTCCAACCTATCTCTTCCCTGCAACCATCTCCAAACACATATCAACAATTGTATGCACCGCGTCGGGCCGAGCCAAGGATCGAGCCGCCTGTCCCATGGTTTGAAGCATATCAGCGTCTGTTAAAATTTCCTTGATTGCACGACCAAGAACCTCGGCAGTCAGTCCCTCTTCAGCAAACATCCTGGCAGCTCCACCACTCACCAGGGCCTCAGCATTTTTGGTCTGATGATCATCGGCGGCATACGGAAACGGCACCAAGATTGACGGCTTGCCCAAAGCTGTCAGTTCAGCAAGCGTTGTCGCCCCTGCTCTGGAGACCACAAGACTTGCCTTGTGGTAGATAGCTGCCATGTCAAAAAAAAATGCGCTAACTTCAGCCTTCACCCCCAGTCGTAGATAAGCTGCTCGCACCATCTCCTCATCCGCTGCACCGGTCTGATGAATTATCGAAAACCCACACGGTAATGGTACTATGGCAGCAATCGCCTCAGGCACCAAGGTATTCAGCCTGTGGGCACCTTGACTGCCGCCCAAAACCAATAACTTCGCTCCACTATCAGCCACCGTTTGACGGGACAAAGCCAGAATTTCCCACCGCAATGGATTACCGCTTAATTGACACCGCTGACTAGAAAAGTGGCGCTCACTACCCGGAATGGAGACAAACACCCTGTCCACCATACCTCCCAGCCGCCTATTGGCAAGACCGGGGATCGAATTCTGC is a genomic window of Desulfobulbaceae bacterium containing:
- the murG gene encoding undecaprenyldiphospho-muramoylpentapeptide beta-N-acetylglucosaminyltransferase, translated to MAIGPESSFTMVITGGGTGGHLFPGIAVAQEVMLRLPKAKVVFVGTERAVDQNAMAQYGFESRAVRCGSLKGGTVTAKIKTLLGLPGSIWQSWRVLREFRPDLVLGVGGYVTGPVIVAAKMLGIATAIHEQNSIPGLANRRLGGMVDRVFVSIPGSERHFSSQRCQLSGNPLRWEILALSRQTVADSGAKLLVLGGSQGAHRLNTLVPEAIAAIVPLPCGFSIIHQTGAADEEMVRAAYLRLGVKAEVSAFFFDMAAIYHKASLVVSRAGATTLAELTALGKPSILVPFPYAADDHQTKNAEALVSGGAARMFAEEGLTAEVLGRAIKEILTDADMLQTMGQAARSLARPDAVHTIVDMCLEMVAGKR